The following proteins are encoded in a genomic region of Magallana gigas chromosome 1, xbMagGiga1.1, whole genome shotgun sequence:
- the LOC136274718 gene encoding uncharacterized protein: MSASKKIKLEEKTSVCGFIQHVSPIKTSRTNNKYFNATVQVQRDTFKKVACFDVMKHSTLVEASQARTPLKLTDVQIVPSRLDSAKTEVLVNYKSRVEVSRQLSFSYQKSTEDDHDSAGEKFKTLKEVQNTPEFNKVAVEVKILSAKEVSVQIVRELPIQKQEVIVGDSTATMKLTLWDEMVTKLEIGKSYRLNQLSTRLFQNVKTITATKATSIESIDDLVNCLQAPEDNDVIEKEGKITQVGLVMHFSCEMYKGKVALPDDDSKFIRCPSCKMKMAKQTLQKSMNGTLCFSYGYQKVKLSIFSSTLFTMCIANHLSVDNAENIEDFLLSNSFRVAYSNETKNVQNIVHLTNVAGVNQ, encoded by the exons ATGTCAGCAAGTAAGAAAATTAAACTTGAGGAAAAAACTAGCGTTTGCGGTTTTATACAACATGTGTCACCGATAAAAACAAGCCGCACTAACAATAAATACTTTAACGCTACGGTACAAGTCCAACGAGATACCTTTAAAAAGGTTGCCTGCTTTGATGTGATGAAGCACTCTACCTTGGTCGAGGCCAGTCAAGCGAGAACGCCACTGAAACTTACAGATGTACAAATAGTACCCAGTCGATTAGACTCAGCCAAAACAGAAGTTCTTGTCAACTACAAAAGTAGAGTTGAAGTATCCagacaattatcattttcataccAGAAATCTACAGAGGATGATCATGACTCGGCAGGAGAAAAGTTCAAAACGCTGAAAGAAGTGCAGAACACCCCAGAATTCAACAAG GTTGCTGTTGAAGTCAAGATTTTGTCAGCAAAAGAAGTATCAGTACAAATAGTCAGAGAACTTCCAATTCAAAAGCAAGAAGTCATCGTTGGAGATAGCACGGCAACAATGAAATTGACACTATGGGATGAGATGGTGACAAAGCTAGAAATTGGCAAAAGTTACAGATTGAATCAACTCTCAACCCGTCTGTTCCAAAATGTAAAAACTATTACGGCTACGAAAGCTACAAGCATTGAAAGCATTGATGATTTGGTCAATTGTTTACAGGCACCTGAAGATAATGATGTCATTGAAAAGGAAGGAAAAATAACCCAAGTAGGTTTAGTGATGCACTTTTCATGTGAAATGTATAAGGGAAAAGTTGCCCTGCCAGATGATGATTCTAAATTCATCAGATGCCCATCCTGCAAAATGAAAATGGCCAAACAAACTCTACAAAAATCCATGAATGGTACTCTCTGCTTCTCTTATGGATACCAGAAAGTAAAGTTATCAATTTTCTCCTcaacattatttacaatgtgTATTGCTAATCACCTCAGTGTTGATAATGCGGAAAACATTGAAGATTTTCTTCTGTCAAATTCTTTCAGAGTAGCGTactcaaatgaaacaaaaaatgtgcaaaacaTTGTCCATCTTACTAATGTTGCTGGTGTAAACCAATAG